ATTAAGTGCGAGAGACTGCATCAGCAGCCCACCAGGGGTTTATCGGGGAATTAGGAATGACGGGGATGTAGAAGCGCGCATGCTCGTGATGTTAGGGGCAGTGAAGCCTAATTTACCGACATATCCTGAAGGCAGTGAACTGGAAGAACTGCGTAAACAACGCTCTAAAGAAAGAGAAGCCATCATTAAAGACTGATCATTTAGCCGAAAAGGGCACCTGCATTATGAAAATTAATGAGGCGCCCTTTTCGATTAGATTGTTAAATATGGCCAATGCAAATTATCTAAAGGCCAATCTAAATTATGGGAGGTATAAAAAATGCTTGGGATTACTCATTTACGACATATAAGCATGATAACTCCGAATTTCGACGATCAAGCAGAGTTTTATGAAAAGGTTTGGGGACTGGATAGAGTGTATGTTCCGGAAGAGGAGAATACGGTTTATTTCCGCGGGGCTGGACCGGAACATCATATTTTAAGCCTTCACAAGGGAGAAAAACGAGGTTTGCATCATATAGCTTTTGGCATGGTTGATAAAAATGCAGTGGATCGTGCAGCGGGTATATTACAATCTAAGGGCGTTCGAATTATTGAACCACCTGGATATTTGGATGAAGCAGGTGCCGGTTATGGCCTGCGGTTTATTGATCCGGAAAACCGCGTGATTGAGCTCTCGGCTTGGGTGGAAGTACAAACGTCTATTTGGAGCAAGAAAAATGTTGACCCAGTGAAATTGAATCATGTTGTAATGAACACGAAGAACTTGGATATGATCGTTGAGTTTTACACGGATGTACTTGGTTTTAAAGTTACTGATTGGAGTGAGCACCAAATGTCATTCCTGCGATGCAACAGGAAACATCACTCCATTGCCTTCAATCAAGATGAGCATGCGTCAGTCAATCATATCGCATACGAGGTCGATTCCGTGGATGAACTGATGCGAGGAATAAGCAATGTGCGAAAAGCGGGCTTGTCAGAACTTTGGGGACCTGGACGTCATGGGCCTGGAGACAATATTTTCTGTTATTTTCAAGACCCAGGCGGTTTTGTTATGGAGTATACATGTTATCTGGAAACGATTGAAGATGAATCGGAGTGGAGAGCACGTGTATGGAAACGGGTTCCGCATTTAATGGATCAGTGGGGGATTGCAGGTCCGCCGAAACCAGAAGCCCGCAAAGCAATGGGAGGAGATCCCGATCCAGGCTGGGTTGATTATCAGATAGATGATTCAGTCATGGCGGAAAAATGAGGAGGATATTGATTTCCTCCCATTATTCTTGTACGTAGCTAGGACATCGTTTAAGGAAAATGGCTTTGAAAAGGAGTGACGAGAGTGGATTTAGGATTGCAAGGAAAAGTTGCTGTCATAATGGGCGGCACGTCGGGCGTGGGATTAAAAACAGCAGAAATGTTTTTAGCTGAGGGAGCGAAAGTGGCTATATGCGGTAGAAGTGCAGAGCGTATGGAGAGTGCACAAACTCAATTGCTCTCATTTGGTGAAAAGGCAGATATTTTTGCATCAACATGTGATGTCACCTCAAAATCGGATGTGGATTCTTTCATTAATGGTACCGCTGAGAGGTTTGGCGGAATCGATATATTGGTGAATGCAGCCGGTCAAAGCGTGATGGGTCACTTTTTTGACATAACGGATGAGCAGTGGGAAGAACAGATTCAGTTAAAGTTCTTTGCCATCATATATGCCGTTCGTGCTTCGCATCCCCATTTAGTGAAAAGGGGAGGAGGGCGGATCATTAATATTAATGCAACGCTTGCTAAAGAACCTGAACGTCATATGGTAGCGACTGCAGCAGCAAGGGCTGGTCTCCTTAATTTAAGCAAAACCTTGTCCCAGGAATTGGCTTTTGACAATATATTGGTTAATTCAGTGAGTCTTGGATTGATCCGGACGGATCAATGGGAGCGAAGAAGATTGAAAAATGCACCTGATATGGACCCTGAAGAGTATTACGGAGACCTTGCGAAAAAACGGAATATCCCTCTTGGCCGTGTAGGTGAAGCGGAAGAAGTGGCCAGTGTCATCGTTTTCCTTGCTTCAGACAAAGCAAGTTATGTAGCGGGTTCGACGATTGAGACGGCAGGAGCGATCGGAAAGGCACTATAAATATATTACTAAAAAAGGTAGGATAACGCGATGAAAATACAAGAAGAAATAGAGTTTACGACTGCCGATTCCATCGTAAAGGAGCTTGTTCAAGCAGGAGTGGAAGCTGCTTTCGGGATTGTCAGTATTCACAATATGCCAATCTATGATGCAATTCTTAGAGAAGGAAGCATCAAACTCATTTGTTCACGCGGTGAGAGCGGTGCTGTGAATATGGCTGATGGATATGCCCGCGCCACTGGGAAATTGGGTGTAGTGATTACAAGTACCGGAACAGGGGCAGGAAATGCTGCTGGTTCACTAGTGGAAGCATGGGCAGCTGGTGTCCCCCTTCTTCATCTTACCGGTGAGGTGGCTTCTTCTTATCTTGGTACAGGTAAAGGATACATACATGAGTGTAAAGACCAGCTTTCAATGATGAGCGGAGCTTGTAAAAATGCAGTGAGGCTTAGAAACCCTGACCAATCAGCAGCAGTGGTAAGGAAGGCGATCCAAGAAGCTTTAACTGCACCAACGGGTCCGGTTACATTGGAAATCCCGATTGACTTTCAATCGGCGATCATAGAAGATCTTTCACTCGAAGGGCTGCGGCCTTCAACATCTGAAACAAATTCATTGCCATTTATTCCTGAACAAGCCGTGCAAAAAATGGTAGGCGCACGCCGTCCTGTAATATGGGCTGGTGGTGGAGTCATCAGTGCCAATGCTTCGCAAGAGCTGCAAAAATTAGCGGAACTCCTTGGTGCAGCGGTTATAACAAGTCAGTCAGGAAAAGGTGCGATTCCAGAAAACCATGAACAATGCATCGGACATTTTGCAGCATATGAAACAACAAAAGAGTTTTTAAGAAATGCAGATTTATTGATTAGTGTAGGTGTAAGGTTTAGGGGGAATGAAACATCCAACTGGAAAGTGCCGGTGCCACAAGAACATATAGCGATCGATGCGGATTGGCAGGCCATTAACCGGAACTATAAAGCTTCGTTAGGTTTGGTTGGCAATGCGAAAGATATGCTGGCTGCCATCAATCAAAAGCTCGAAGAACATTCAGTTCATGCGGAACCTTCTTATTTACAAGAAGTTCTTTCGCTTAGAAATGAAGTGCGCGCTCAACTCAGGGAAACGCTTGGGCCTTATGAGCAATTTGTGGATGGCATGAGGGAGATATTACCAGACGATACCATTCTGGTTCGTGATGTAACCGTACAGGCAAACGTTTGGGGCAGCCGTTTATTTGAAATCTATGAACCGAGAACATCCATTCATGCATCAGGCGGCGGAATTGGTCAAGGTCTTCCAACAGCAATCGGTGCCCAAATGGGGTGTCCAGATAAGACCGTCGTTTTAATGGCTGGAGACGGTGGGTTTATGGTGAATGTCGGGGAAATGGTCACGGCAGCCGAAGAAAACTTACCAGTTATCATCGTATTGTTCGATGACTCAGGCTATGGGGTTCTTCGCAATATTCAAACAGCCGCATATGGTCGTCAGGTAGCCGTGGATTTATTGAGTCCTGATTTTGTGAAACTGGCTGAGTCCATGCATTTTGATGCTGTCCGTATTGGTTCTGGAGATGAATTCATATCCGAACTGAAAAAGGCAAAGGAAAGACGTAAACCTTCAATGATCGTTGTTGATATGGAAGCTGTGGGGCCTATGGCCAAGCCATTTGGCGGACCGCCAGGAGCTGCGGAAGCGTTCAAGCCCAAAAAACTATAAGGAGGATTGAGAATGATTTCGACATACCCATTTGTTTCAGGAAAATATCTAGTTAATGGAGAATGGATAGAATTACCGGAGAAAGTCGATGTAGTAAATCCGGCAAATACATCGGAAGTAGTTGGCCAGGTGGCAAAATGCTCTGAAGAAATCGTGAATGACGCGATTGAAGCGGCAGAAATTGCTTTTGAAAAGTGGTCTCGCTCTGATATTGAGGAACGGGCTAACCGGATGAACACTGCTTCAGACGAACTTTCAAAAGTAATCGAGGAAAATGTTACAGTGTTTGTACGTGAAAATGGCAAAACACTTGTAGAAGCTAAAAAGGATTTACTGCGCTGTGTTGAAGTCATGAAGGGCTGTGCAGCAGAGTTACTTGATTGGTGGAAGCCTGAAGTGCTCCCTGGAAATCAAAAAGTCCAGATCCGAAGAAGGGCAAGAGGTGTCACGGCAATAATCACACCGTGGAATTCTCCGATGATATTAACATTTAAACGGGTTATACCTGCTGTTTTGGCAGGCAATGCCGTTGTCGTAAAACCTGCAACGAATTGTCCTTTAACGATAATGACCTGTTTAAAAGTAGTTGCTGAACATTTTCCTCCAGGAGTCATCAATATAGTCTCAGGATCAGGAAAAGCAATTGGCGACAAACTATGTTCAGATTCACGCGTACGGACATTGGCGTTTGTCGGAAGTACGGAAACCGGAAAAGATATCATGCAGAAATCAGCTGGAAATCTGCAAAAAGTATATATGGAACTTGGCGGAAATGATCCTGCCATCATTTTGGAAGATGCCAATATGGATGAAGCCGCTATCAAACGTTTGAGGATGGGGATTTTACGAGCAGCGGGTCAGGTCTGTTCTGCAGTAAAAAGAGTGTACGTTCAAAAATCACGTTATGAAGAGGTTGTGGAAAAGCTGACCAAAGAGTTTAGCCGGATGGTAATTGGTGATGGCATTCAGCCTGACGTAACTATGGGTCCATTGAATAATAAAGCACAATATGACTTTGTGAATGGCTTGATCGAACGTACGGCTAAATCAGGAGGAAATATAATCACGACTGGCATTCAGTTGAATCCTGAGACTTGGAATAAAGGTTATTATATGCTTCCTTCCATTATTACTGGTGTCGATCAGCAGAGCGAATTGGTTCGGGTAGAACAATTTGGACCCATCATTCCAATTTTACCTTTCAATGATATTGATGAAGCTGTAAAATTAGCGAATGATAGTGAGTTTGCGCTGCGTGCATCTGTTTGGACCGAGAATGAAGATATCGCTGTCGAAATGGCAGATCGCCTTGAAGCTGGTGCGGTTTTCCATAATAATCATACCGTTTTCAGCGACTTGGCTCTGGATTTCCCTGGCTTAAAAGAAAGTGGTGTTTCCCGGGAAACAAGACATTGCGGGTTGGAATTCTTTGCGGACTCATACGGGTTTGCTGATTGAGGAAGGATGAAACTACATGAAATTAGGTTTAATCGGGTGCGGTAATATCGGAAAATTTCTGCTTCAGGCCATTAATAACGACGGGCTACTTCCAGGTGGGAAAATTGTTGCGATTTATGCCCGCCGTGAAGAAATAGCGGCACAACTAGCTGAAGAATTCACGACACAGGCATATAGTGATGTCGATGAACTCCTTAAATCCGATGTAGATTTAGTCATAGAGGCTGCAACGATCGAAGCAGCTGAAGAGTATGCATTGAAAGTGCTTAAAAGCGGGAAGGATCTCTTGCTGAGCAGCATTGGCGTGATGGCGAATACTGCCTTTGAAGAACAATCAAGCCAGATTTGCAAAATGTATAATGTGAATATTCTCCTTCCGTCTGGTGCGATTGGAGGTCTCGATGTACTTAAGTCGGCAAAAGCGGTGAATGGCCTTGAATCTGTTTGCATCACCACAAGAAAACCGCCAAACGCATTGCCTGCAGGTACTACAGTGACAGAAGAAACGGTATTATTTGAAGGATCTGCTGCAGAAGCGATCAAACAGTTTCCGAGAAACATTAATGTTGCGATTGTGCTGTCCTTGGCTGGTCTTGGATCGGAAAAGACGAAAGTGAAAATCATTGCCGATCCAAATGTGTTAAAAAACAATCACCTGATAGAAGCGTCAGGTTCGTTCGGGAAACTGAAACTGGAAGTGGAAAATGATCCGATGCCAAATAATCCGAAAACGAGTTATCTAGCGGCATTAAGTGTTTTGGCTACTCTGCAAAATAAGGAAAAGAGCGTTCAAATCGGTTAAGACTTATGATTTAAAGCTTGGAAGGGAGAGAAAAAGTATGCTTAAAACTGATAAATCCTTAGAAGAAATGTCGAAACAGCAAGTTATTAACTATCTGAACGAAACGGTTAAACCAGAGGAAGGCGCTATACCTGCATACCTCCTTGGAGACCCAAAGGTTTATGATATAGAACATGAAAAAGTGTTTTTGAAAACATGGGTTTTTATCGGTCATGATTCTGAAGTACCCAACAAAGGAGACTTCATGACCCGTGAACTGGCTGGCTACTCGCTCATCATCACTCGTGATGCTGAAGGGGAAATCAGGGCGTTTTATAATATGTGCACGCATCGCGGAATGAAACTATGCCGTGCGGATAAAGGGAACAAGTCATTATTTACGTGTCCTTATCATGGGTTTAATTTCAAAAACACTGGTGAGCTCGTAGGGGTGCCATTACAAAAGGACATATATGGGGGCAACCTTGACCGGGCGGAAATGGGCCTTCACAAAGTGAAGCTTGAATCCTATAAAGGTCTTTTATTTGGAACTTGGAATGAAGATGCAGAGCCGCTTGAAGAGTTTCTTGGAGACATTAAATGGTATTTGGATATACTCGTAGGTCGTGCAGAAATGGAAGTAATCGGGGTTCCGCAAAGATTCGTTGTTAATTCCAACTGGAAAGTTGGTTCCGATAACTTTGTTGGTGATTCCTATCACACGATGGTCACACACGGATCCATTGCCAAACTGGGCATGGTGCCCAATGCTACCTATTCAAAGCGTGGTTTTCAAATCCATACGGAAAACGGGCATGGACTGAACTTAGGGACACCTAACCCTGAATTCGCTTTTCCGGAAGAATTGAAAGATGAATTTAAAACTAATTTGTCTGAAGAACAATATGGAGTGTTATCAAACTTAAAGAATATGATTGGGAACGTTTTCCCCAACTTATCATTTTTAATATCCCATACAAAAATCAAAGACCAATTCATATCCAACACTTCAATTAGAATGTGGCGGCCAATCGGTCACAATAAAATGGAAGT
The DNA window shown above is from Peribacillus sp. FSL P2-0133 and carries:
- a CDS encoding aldehyde dehydrogenase family protein; this translates as MISTYPFVSGKYLVNGEWIELPEKVDVVNPANTSEVVGQVAKCSEEIVNDAIEAAEIAFEKWSRSDIEERANRMNTASDELSKVIEENVTVFVRENGKTLVEAKKDLLRCVEVMKGCAAELLDWWKPEVLPGNQKVQIRRRARGVTAIITPWNSPMILTFKRVIPAVLAGNAVVVKPATNCPLTIMTCLKVVAEHFPPGVINIVSGSGKAIGDKLCSDSRVRTLAFVGSTETGKDIMQKSAGNLQKVYMELGGNDPAIILEDANMDEAAIKRLRMGILRAAGQVCSAVKRVYVQKSRYEEVVEKLTKEFSRMVIGDGIQPDVTMGPLNNKAQYDFVNGLIERTAKSGGNIITTGIQLNPETWNKGYYMLPSIITGVDQQSELVRVEQFGPIIPILPFNDIDEAVKLANDSEFALRASVWTENEDIAVEMADRLEAGAVFHNNHTVFSDLALDFPGLKESGVSRETRHCGLEFFADSYGFAD
- a CDS encoding SDR family oxidoreductase, with the translated sequence MDLGLQGKVAVIMGGTSGVGLKTAEMFLAEGAKVAICGRSAERMESAQTQLLSFGEKADIFASTCDVTSKSDVDSFINGTAERFGGIDILVNAAGQSVMGHFFDITDEQWEEQIQLKFFAIIYAVRASHPHLVKRGGGRIININATLAKEPERHMVATAAARAGLLNLSKTLSQELAFDNILVNSVSLGLIRTDQWERRRLKNAPDMDPEEYYGDLAKKRNIPLGRVGEAEEVASVIVFLASDKASYVAGSTIETAGAIGKAL
- the nadX gene encoding aspartate dehydrogenase: MKLGLIGCGNIGKFLLQAINNDGLLPGGKIVAIYARREEIAAQLAEEFTTQAYSDVDELLKSDVDLVIEAATIEAAEEYALKVLKSGKDLLLSSIGVMANTAFEEQSSQICKMYNVNILLPSGAIGGLDVLKSAKAVNGLESVCITTRKPPNALPAGTTVTEETVLFEGSAAEAIKQFPRNINVAIVLSLAGLGSEKTKVKIIADPNVLKNNHLIEASGSFGKLKLEVENDPMPNNPKTSYLAALSVLATLQNKEKSVQIG
- a CDS encoding thiamine pyrophosphate-binding protein encodes the protein MKIQEEIEFTTADSIVKELVQAGVEAAFGIVSIHNMPIYDAILREGSIKLICSRGESGAVNMADGYARATGKLGVVITSTGTGAGNAAGSLVEAWAAGVPLLHLTGEVASSYLGTGKGYIHECKDQLSMMSGACKNAVRLRNPDQSAAVVRKAIQEALTAPTGPVTLEIPIDFQSAIIEDLSLEGLRPSTSETNSLPFIPEQAVQKMVGARRPVIWAGGGVISANASQELQKLAELLGAAVITSQSGKGAIPENHEQCIGHFAAYETTKEFLRNADLLISVGVRFRGNETSNWKVPVPQEHIAIDADWQAINRNYKASLGLVGNAKDMLAAINQKLEEHSVHAEPSYLQEVLSLRNEVRAQLRETLGPYEQFVDGMREILPDDTILVRDVTVQANVWGSRLFEIYEPRTSIHASGGGIGQGLPTAIGAQMGCPDKTVVLMAGDGGFMVNVGEMVTAAEENLPVIIVLFDDSGYGVLRNIQTAAYGRQVAVDLLSPDFVKLAESMHFDAVRIGSGDEFISELKKAKERRKPSMIVVDMEAVGPMAKPFGGPPGAAEAFKPKKL
- a CDS encoding VOC family protein; the encoded protein is MLGITHLRHISMITPNFDDQAEFYEKVWGLDRVYVPEEENTVYFRGAGPEHHILSLHKGEKRGLHHIAFGMVDKNAVDRAAGILQSKGVRIIEPPGYLDEAGAGYGLRFIDPENRVIELSAWVEVQTSIWSKKNVDPVKLNHVVMNTKNLDMIVEFYTDVLGFKVTDWSEHQMSFLRCNRKHHSIAFNQDEHASVNHIAYEVDSVDELMRGISNVRKAGLSELWGPGRHGPGDNIFCYFQDPGGFVMEYTCYLETIEDESEWRARVWKRVPHLMDQWGIAGPPKPEARKAMGGDPDPGWVDYQIDDSVMAEK
- a CDS encoding aromatic ring-hydroxylating dioxygenase subunit alpha, yielding MLKTDKSLEEMSKQQVINYLNETVKPEEGAIPAYLLGDPKVYDIEHEKVFLKTWVFIGHDSEVPNKGDFMTRELAGYSLIITRDAEGEIRAFYNMCTHRGMKLCRADKGNKSLFTCPYHGFNFKNTGELVGVPLQKDIYGGNLDRAEMGLHKVKLESYKGLLFGTWNEDAEPLEEFLGDIKWYLDILVGRAEMEVIGVPQRFVVNSNWKVGSDNFVGDSYHTMVTHGSIAKLGMVPNATYSKRGFQIHTENGHGLNLGTPNPEFAFPEELKDEFKTNLSEEQYGVLSNLKNMIGNVFPNLSFLISHTKIKDQFISNTSIRMWRPIGHNKMEVIAWMLVEKNASQDWKDRSRDSFILTFSPSGIFEQDDTEVFTDITEAAQGPMPFLKNLTYNYTMGLHREPVDFIGPGVAYDDKFTEASQRNFYKYWLELMTK